A genomic stretch from Helianthus annuus cultivar XRQ/B chromosome 1, HanXRQr2.0-SUNRISE, whole genome shotgun sequence includes:
- the LOC110880975 gene encoding protein mushroom body miniature-like, with the protein MADSDEINSHPLENHDDNDRVNITKGELRSLINTAVSKAVEEQLKEYSETHSRASSVPRSKSVPKTHSEPHNKPPSKNEGPKKDDDRHSSNEHSVQSRKPVFDNEPHAVRLRSLKKSEESKRKREDDDSRGSEKKRKGNTDSKKFGSGRISQQTEEKPKCTNCQRRHFGKCRLESNANSGAPACGICKSKEHTSIECKKINDATCYNYNEKGHIKTNCPKYAKKPEEVKKTNARVFRLDAKEAILDDTVITG; encoded by the exons ATGGCTGACTCTGACGAGATAAACAGTCACCCTTTGGAAAACCACGATGATAATGATAGGGTTAATATAACCAAAGGAGAGCTTCGTTCACTGATTAACacagctgtatctaaagctgtagaaGAGCAACTTAAGGAGTATAGTGAGACGCATAGTCGAGCCTCATCTGTACCCCGCTCtaaatctgtccctaaaactcattcAGAGCCTCATAACAAGCCGCCCTCTAAAAATGAAGGACCaaagaaggatgacgatcgtcATTCATCAAATGAACACAGTGTCCAATCCAGGAAGCCAGTGTTCGATAATGAAccac ATGCGGTCAGATTGAGATCGCTAAAGAAATCTGAAGaaagtaagaggaagcgtgaggatgatgaCTCACGAGGGTCAGAGAAGAAGCGCAAAGGAAACACTGATTCTAAGAAGTTTGGGTCTGGAAGGATCAGTCAGCAGACAGAGGAAAAACCAAAGTGCACGAATTGCCAGAgacgccactttggaaaatgcagacTTGAATCCAATGCTAATTCAGGAGCACCtgcatgtgggatatgcaagtctaAAGAGCACACGTCGATAGAGTGCAAGAAGATAAATGATGCCACATGCTACAACTACAATGAGAAAGGGCatatcaaaaccaactgccctaagtatgccaagaaaccTGAAGAGGTCAAGAAGACAAATGCTAGAGTCTTTCGATTGGATGCCAAAGAAGCGATTCTAGACGATaccgtgatcacag